From a region of the Pieris rapae chromosome 22, ilPieRapa1.1, whole genome shotgun sequence genome:
- the LOC110998878 gene encoding zinc finger protein 93 isoform X1 codes for MADVKMKISFRKGVCSGCLSLDRVTSSIDKQDLFITLLSKETQYVEPKFLSIQLCWECKSMLRKISQFQQRICEAQYILKNSISLDHNTFISTTISLSTLSTIYNPEFDFIISHDEAEKETLKLPEPLLDTIKEEIEVFPDTLNDNDYDNDFDSNDYMNNCDVNDVKNESNIDNRKDVQSKEKQKQCGRFERRAIVTTFDLDLKNPHKYYNEVNVSNNEILQILDKEKSSTKSSTKYRIKCECKNRFKKLLDMKRHMDIDHLKPNPPYNCSECSQMCESVTELHSHWQTHNILYKCMFCSQYLQNITEIKCHLMNHTKLYTCKKCAIQNHSSHLFREHYRKYHTKFICDYCEKVFHCKRLLEKHIVKTHFPSICQVCNRMFSKYHSLEVHYRNFHPELIYKTVKRELSYCVECDRQFPSQYVYKRHLKTAAAHVQKKTIKIPCPECGKVFSRKAYMKNHYKLVHVRSSSHYCEICSKHFISGFSLRTHRKFVHEKTAKPKDKICDVCGRGFHTNRTLINHTRTHTGERPYKCSYCPAAFAQSYARKTHERSQHKHLSDAIIIYS; via the exons atggcaGATGTTAAGATGAAAATAAGTTTTCGTAAAGGTGTGTGCAGTGGATGTTTAAGTCTAGATCGAGTTACAAGTTCTATTGATAAACAGGATCTTTTTATAACGCTGTTATCTAAGGAAACACAGTATGTG GAACCTAAGTTCTTAAGTATCCAGCTTTGTTGGGAATGCAAATCAATGTTGCGAAAAATAAGCCAATTTCAGCAAAGAATTTGTGAagcacaatatatattaaaaaattccatTAGTTTGGATCATAACACGTTT atTTCAACAACAATCTCATTATCTACATTAAGCACAATATACAATCcagaatttgattttataataagtcaTGATGAAGCTGAAAAGGAGACATTAAAATTACCAGAACCTCTACTTGATACAAtaaaagaagaaatagaagTGTTTCCAGATACCCTTAATGATAATGACTATGACAATGATTTTGATAGTAATGATTACATGAATAATTGTGATGTGAATGATGTAAAGAATGAAAGTAATATTGATAACAGAAAAGATGTACAAAGTAaagagaaacaaaaacaatgtgGCAGGTTTGAAAGGAGAGCAATTGTTACAACATttgatttagatttaaaaaatccacataaatattataatgaagttAATGTAAGTAACAATGAAATTTTGCAAATATTGGACAAAGAGAAGAGCTCTACAAAAAGTTCaacaaaatatagaataaaatgtGAGTGTaagaatagatttaaaaaattgttagatATGAAAAGACATATGGATATTGATCACTTAAAG CCAAATCCTCCATATAACTGTTCTGAATGCTCTCAAATGTGTGAATCCGTTACTGAACTACACAGCCACTGGCAaacacacaatattttatataaatgtatgttttgctcgcaatatttacaaaacatcaCAGAAATAAAATGCCATTTAATGAATCACACCAAGTTGTATACGTGTAAAAAGTGTGCAATACAAAATCA TTCATCACACCTTTTTAGAGAGCATTATAGGAAGTATCATACAAAATTCATATGCGATTATTGTGAAAAAGTATTTCACTGTAAAAGACTTCTTGAAAAACATATTGT aaAAACTCACTTCCCTTCAATATGCCAGGTATGCAACCGAATGTTTAGCAAATACCATTCGTTAGAGGTGCATTACCGAAACTTCCATCCagaattaatatacaaaacggTCAAGCGCGAGTTGTCATATTGCGTTGAGTGCGACAGACAATTTCCAAgccaatatgtatataaacgaCACTTGAAAACGGCAGCGGCGCATGTTcagaaaaaaactattaa AATCCCTTGTCCGGAATGTGGAAAGGTATTCTCTCGTAAGGCGTATATGAAGAACCATTACAAATTGGTTCATGTTAGATCATCATCGCATTATTGCGAGATTTGTAGTAAG catttCATTAGCGGATTTTCACTTCGCACTCACAGGAAATTTGTACACGAAAAAACTGCGAAGCCGAAAGACAAGATTTGTGATGTCTGTGGACGAGGTTTTCAT ACAAATCGGACACTAATAAATCACACAAGGACTCACACAGGCGAGCGACCATACAAGTGTTCGTATTGTCCTGCGGCGTTTGCACAGTCGTACGCTAGAAAGACGCACGAGAGGTCGCAACACAAACATCTCTCAGACGCGATAATCATTTAcagttga
- the LOC110998878 gene encoding uncharacterized protein LOC110998878 isoform X2, protein MADVKMKISFRKGVCSGCLSLDRVTSSIDKQDLFITLLSKETQYVEPKFLSIQLCWECKSMLRKISQFQQRICEAQYILKNSISLDHNTFISTTISLSTLSTIYNPEFDFIISHDEAEKETLKLPEPLLDTIKEEIEVFPDTLNDNDYDNDFDSNDYMNNCDVNDVKNESNIDNRKDVQSKEKQKQCGRFERRAIVTTFDLDLKNPHKYYNEVNVSNNEILQILDKEKSSTKSSTKYRIKSKSSI, encoded by the exons atggcaGATGTTAAGATGAAAATAAGTTTTCGTAAAGGTGTGTGCAGTGGATGTTTAAGTCTAGATCGAGTTACAAGTTCTATTGATAAACAGGATCTTTTTATAACGCTGTTATCTAAGGAAACACAGTATGTG GAACCTAAGTTCTTAAGTATCCAGCTTTGTTGGGAATGCAAATCAATGTTGCGAAAAATAAGCCAATTTCAGCAAAGAATTTGTGAagcacaatatatattaaaaaattccatTAGTTTGGATCATAACACGTTT atTTCAACAACAATCTCATTATCTACATTAAGCACAATATACAATCcagaatttgattttataataagtcaTGATGAAGCTGAAAAGGAGACATTAAAATTACCAGAACCTCTACTTGATACAAtaaaagaagaaatagaagTGTTTCCAGATACCCTTAATGATAATGACTATGACAATGATTTTGATAGTAATGATTACATGAATAATTGTGATGTGAATGATGTAAAGAATGAAAGTAATATTGATAACAGAAAAGATGTACAAAGTAaagagaaacaaaaacaatgtgGCAGGTTTGAAAGGAGAGCAATTGTTACAACATttgatttagatttaaaaaatccacataaatattataatgaagttAATGTAAGTAACAATGAAATTTTGCAAATATTGGACAAAGAGAAGAGCTCTACAAAAAGTTCaacaaaatatagaataaaat CCAAATCCTCCATATAA
- the LOC110998879 gene encoding uncharacterized protein LOC110998879 produces MEAHLHDVPVLSTLQPMHIHQQQQNINQINIQHQQQVEPLPPPPEHKPKVDKKKKEAIDGQAREIIFKVIKFFESEKQNRGYAFPVENVVKRACAATGLSESTIKRIKREGLRAEATQTKMTGPKKKRMRKTKVQLDYYKLCALRGIVNSYASRKEVPTLGKILAAAKHELDYRGGKESLRLILLNKLGIKFKKCEKKKSVKQEEVPPQYQPPPPVMTHIQMEPMKPENHCIYTNMMPHVPPVSY; encoded by the coding sequence atggAAGCCCATTTACACGACGTGCCTGTCCTAAGTACTTTACAACCGATGCACATTcatcaacaacaacaaaatataaatcaaataaatattcagcATCAGCAGCAAGTAGAACCTCTTCCGCCGCCTCCAGAGCACAAGCCAAAAGtagacaaaaagaaaaaagaggCTATAGATGGACAGGCACGcgaaattatattcaaagtgATAAAATTCTTCGAAAGCGAAAAGCAAAATAGAGGATATGCATTTCCAGTGGAAAATGTAGTAAAACGGGCCTGTGCAGCAACTGGGCTCTCAGAAAGTACAATAAAACGAATTAAAAGGGAAGGACTGCGCGCTGAGGCGACCCAAACTAAAATGACAGGACCTAAGAAGAAACGAATGCGAAAAACCAAAGTTCAGTTAGATTACTATAAACTGTGTGCCCTGCGTGGCATAGTAAATAGCTATGCATCAAGAAAAGAAGTACCAACGTTAGGTAAGATTCTAGCTGCTGCTAAACACGAGCTAGATTATAGAGGTGGTAAGGAATCATTAagattaatattacttaataaattaggtattaaatttaaaaaatgtgaaaagaaaaagagtGTTAAACAGGAAGAGGTTCCTCCACAGTACCAGCCTCCACCCCCAGTAATGACACATATCCAAATGGAGCCAATGAAGCCAGAAAACCattgtatttatacaaatatgatGCCTCATGTTCCACCTGTGTCTTATTAA